One genomic window of Candidatus Zixiibacteriota bacterium includes the following:
- a CDS encoding PHP domain-containing protein — protein MLDSVVGASGQARRCRVLAHVHTRRSSDASISARQIVDYARTHSIDAVIVTDHNTHLGSTDCAELSGDGPLFPMSAEYKSTSGDIIAACLSRPLLQREPMALIQEAHAQGALIILPHPYRGSHFSDRILEEADIIEVFNSRCSDELNARALATAQALGKPGIVGADAHLAHELGLALNEYDAPLTADLRSILFSSWQVAKTEHTTMRSIRRSQMIKARRRMRPILFAKNLVRWVQSSPTATP, from the coding sequence ATGCTTGATTCCGTGGTGGGCGCTTCAGGGCAGGCGAGACGGTGTCGCGTCCTCGCCCATGTCCACACGCGGCGTTCATCGGATGCGTCGATATCCGCACGGCAGATTGTCGACTATGCACGGACGCATTCAATCGATGCGGTCATCGTAACCGATCACAATACGCACCTGGGCTCGACAGACTGCGCTGAACTCTCAGGAGATGGTCCATTGTTCCCGATGTCGGCTGAGTACAAGTCGACGTCGGGAGACATCATCGCCGCCTGTCTGTCCCGACCGTTGCTCCAACGCGAGCCCATGGCACTGATCCAAGAGGCCCACGCGCAGGGAGCGCTGATCATCCTGCCCCATCCGTACAGAGGATCACACTTTTCCGATCGCATCCTCGAAGAGGCGGATATCATCGAGGTGTTCAATTCCCGGTGCTCGGATGAACTCAATGCAAGGGCGCTGGCGACCGCTCAGGCGCTGGGCAAACCCGGCATCGTCGGCGCCGACGCGCACCTCGCCCACGAGTTGGGGCTGGCGCTGAACGAGTATGATGCGCCGCTGACCGCAGACCTGCGCAGTATCCTGTTCTCGTCGTGGCAAGTGGCCAAAACTGAACACACGACAATGCGTTCTATTCGTCGGTCCCAGATGATCAAGGCACGTCGGCGTATGCGCCCGATACTTTTCGCCAAGAACCTCGTCCGCTGGGTTCAGTCTTCACCCACGGCCACACCATGA
- a CDS encoding polysaccharide deacetylase family protein, with protein sequence MGTPPIIRWIIADGHQRRATEYTSRLLSSLIGGRAEIVPHADTAAQHPTVYYGDHATNDDSASLRITPDRAFWHTVEQGGDPSPVASRLWRDIEFPIWDRGAAAAVGRDTAVKLCPVDPIAAAFFLVSRIEEWRSKASDQHGRFPAKRSWLVRHGLIETPVVHDYAAAIAGSIGLKTPFDSSRANWCHDRRFAVAFTHDIDQLRMHGPLWQDVRRSIGALRFAGGRRTTAKRFRSRALTRDGRQRDPYDTVDQLSQWHARNGNRATFFLINTKPSATDADYSCGEPRIQSLIRSLTDQGHEVGLHGSYSSFDHPERLGQEKSGLERIVGAESRVTRQHYLRFAPQTTWPAHIASGFKIDSTLGHAERFGFRAGLAVPFRPWDYRADAPFDLWELPLVMMDVTAREYMMLTPQEAIERSDLILRQIARVGGAAAVLWHNSSFDDIDWHGWADVYRAWLSEAARLEGYSATVSEIVQSWRDYLDTLAMP encoded by the coding sequence ATGGGTACACCGCCGATCATTCGCTGGATCATCGCCGACGGTCATCAGAGACGCGCTACTGAGTATACTTCCCGTTTGCTCTCGTCATTGATCGGCGGCCGCGCGGAGATTGTCCCACACGCCGACACGGCGGCACAACATCCAACAGTGTACTACGGCGACCATGCGACGAATGACGACTCCGCGTCACTCAGAATCACTCCCGATCGCGCGTTTTGGCACACCGTGGAGCAAGGCGGTGATCCATCTCCCGTCGCAAGCAGACTATGGCGCGACATTGAATTCCCGATCTGGGACCGGGGTGCAGCCGCTGCTGTCGGACGAGACACCGCTGTTAAACTATGCCCGGTCGATCCCATCGCCGCAGCGTTCTTTCTCGTCTCGAGAATTGAAGAGTGGCGCAGCAAGGCGAGTGATCAACACGGTCGGTTTCCTGCAAAGCGATCCTGGCTCGTCCGGCACGGGTTGATTGAAACGCCGGTGGTCCACGATTATGCAGCGGCCATCGCCGGGTCCATTGGACTGAAGACGCCGTTTGACTCGTCCCGGGCCAACTGGTGCCATGATCGACGCTTCGCCGTCGCCTTCACGCACGACATCGACCAGCTGCGGATGCATGGCCCCCTCTGGCAGGATGTACGGCGTTCGATCGGCGCGTTGCGATTTGCCGGCGGTCGGCGCACCACTGCCAAACGATTCCGCAGCCGCGCCTTAACCCGAGACGGCAGACAGCGTGATCCCTACGACACCGTGGATCAACTCTCACAGTGGCATGCCCGGAACGGGAATCGCGCGACATTCTTTCTGATCAACACGAAACCGTCGGCGACAGACGCCGACTATTCGTGCGGGGAACCGCGCATCCAATCACTCATCAGATCACTGACCGATCAGGGCCACGAGGTTGGACTGCATGGATCCTACTCGTCATTCGATCACCCGGAGCGTCTGGGTCAGGAGAAGTCGGGACTGGAACGCATCGTGGGCGCTGAATCGCGTGTGACACGCCAGCATTATCTGAGATTCGCCCCGCAAACGACTTGGCCGGCCCACATCGCCTCGGGATTTAAGATCGACAGCACACTCGGCCACGCGGAGCGATTCGGCTTTCGTGCCGGACTGGCCGTGCCGTTTCGGCCGTGGGACTACAGGGCCGACGCCCCATTCGATCTCTGGGAGTTGCCGCTGGTGATGATGGACGTCACGGCGCGCGAATACATGATGCTTACACCGCAGGAGGCAATCGAGCGGTCCGACCTGATCCTGCGGCAGATCGCCCGCGTGGGAGGAGCTGCCGCCGTGCTGTGGCATAACTCATCGTTCGATGATATCGACTGGCATGGCTGGGCGGACGTGTATCGTGCATGGCTGTCGGAGGCCGCGCGCCTGGAGGGATACAGCGCGACCGTCTCGGAGATTGTGCAGTCCTGGCGCGATTATCTCGACACACTGGCCATGCCGTAG